A window of Melospiza melodia melodia isolate bMelMel2 chromosome Z, bMelMel2.pri, whole genome shotgun sequence contains these coding sequences:
- the LRRC19 gene encoding leucine-rich repeat-containing protein 19: MKLYWLVIWAGTLFLNPVTADCNITSQTVACEESAKNLFNISLNLFQNVTKLSLKKIKITLEDHDKEILGCFINLTELYLNENNITVLNNNSFYNLKNLITLDISNNCISTVHKAAFSGLHQLSVLNLSYNMIAQLDSDTFTSLESLRVLNLQYNFLKYFHIKSSFKLTKIALAGNPWICSCDLLDLQIWLTASNVTLENESNTTCKFPNTEKISIKMAAIQPADCITENTPLENPVTSTPAVNLRSSTLTALTPNNITGNNGTRAELPLVGKSWTFLAGVLGFVLGTTLLILTAVKCPAWYHYLISYRHRRLEENDSEMFEQEFSADMSPSPSTSGTSSEEPIVIFEKVHACRDEEDGFIEDKYIDIYVNEEH, from the exons ATGAAACTCTACTGGCTTGTGATATGGGCTGGAACATTGTTTTTGAATCCAGTCACTGCTGACTGCAACATTACATCCCAAACC GTTGCTTGTGAGGAGTCGGCAAAGAACCTCTTTAATATCTCCCTCAACCTTTTTCAAAATGTTACTAAATTAAGCCTCAAAAAGATCAAAATCACTTTAGAAGATCATGACAAAGAGATTCTTGGGTGTTTTATTAACCTCACTGAACTTTATCTGAATGAAAACAACATTACTGTACTGAACAATAACAGCTTCTACAATCTAAAAAATCTCATAACTCTGGATATTAGCAACAACTGTATTAGCACAGTTCATAAAGCAGCATTTTCAGGATTACATCAACTCTCAGTGTTGAATCTATCCTATAACATGATTGCTCAACTGGATTCTGATACATTTACTTCTCTAGAAAGTCTGAGAGTTTTAAATCTACAGTataattttctgaaatattttcatatAAAATCATCTTTTAAACTGACTAAAATTGCTTTAGCTGGAAACCCATGGATCTGCTCCTGTGACCTTCTTGACTTACAGATATGGCTAACTGCCTCCAATGTGACATTGG AAAATGAAAGCAACACCACATGTAAATTCCCAAACACGGAAAAAATCTCCATCAAGATGGCAGCTATCCAACCAGCTGACTGCATAACTGAAAATACTCCTTTAGAAAACCCTGTAACTTCCACTCCTGCTGTTAATCTTAGAAGTAGCACCTTAACAGCTCTGACTCCAAACAACATCACTGGAAACAATGGAACACGTGCAG AGTTACCGCTTGTTGGCAAAAGCTGGACCTTCCTAGCAGGCGTCCTAGGGTTTGTCCTAGGCACCACACTCTTGATTCTCACTGCTGTAAAATGCCCGGCATGGtatcactacttgatcagctaccGTCACCGTCGTCTGGAAGAAAATGACTCAGAGATGTTTGAACAGGAGTTCTCAGCTGACATGAGTCCTTCTCCTTCAACATCGGGCACAAGCAGTGAGGAACCCATTGTAATATTTGAGAAAGTTCATGCATGTAGAGATGAAGAAGATGGATTTATTGAGGATAAATACATAGATATTTATGTAAATGAGGAGCATTAA